CGacacaaaaagaaaacaaaaaaaacctATAAGAAGAGAAAACAGAGGAAGAGAATGGGGGAGATCAAAAAAATCAGACGGGATTTTGGGGAAGAGACGAACAGATCGAAAAAAGATCTGGAACCCCAAAAAATTCCCCTATAGCTTACAAGTTTTAATCGCCTCGAGTTTCCCAGGAGAGAAGCAATTTTACTCAGCGTTCTTGAAGAAAACGATTACTGAGCATTTTTAGAGGATCCAGAAATCCATAGCATCTGTtacaattttcatttttttttattaccaTTCTCAACCCTAAGACCGTTTAAACATTCATTTTGTCTTGGGGGACTTTAGCCACGACAGAAATCTTCGAACTCTTTTTTGGGTGAGTTTCTAATCTGTTCCtaacgagagtagattcgagaccccgacgcTTCGTTCACTGCTCACAAAAAAGGTAGACCCTGATACATTTATTGCTCTTAATCTTTAGTTTCTGCTTTAGTTAAAATTCTGGCTCATTTCCGTCTTCGTTGTAGTAGCTAGATAATTTCTCGGTTTTCCTGTTATTTGCTTGATGTTTGAGTGCTGTTAGGATAGGGTGTTAATCGCCAAATAGTGAATTTTGAAAGACGTCACTGTGATTTGGGTGTTTAGATTAAGTTTCCAGGATTTAGAACCCATTTAgagtcgaatatacataggatatattATCGGgttatcaagataatatgaagaTATACCTTCGACATACAtttgatatacacaccatggtgtgtatatcttaggtatattacgCATATGATTAGAACAGGCCAGTACCgtctctcttttactctatttATTCAAATGATATACCCTGTCGGGAATATAATCTTCTTAGATTTAAGTACGATAAAATGATCATACAACATGTCGATATTGGTTGTTGAATTCTGTTTGGTCCTAAATCCGAATTCTGTATTGAGTTTCATTAACAAGTCATGTATTAAACCTTGTTCCATTTCAGTTGGTCAGGTTGTAGTTTAGTGACTTAGCAGGATTGTGCATATTTTGATTAGTTTGGATTAGGCACATTCATGTTTTAATTAGTTTAACTTCGGTTTTAGTAACGTCCATACGTTCACATCTTAGTTTAGTTTTTCCAGTCTAATAGTTAACAGTCCTACATGTTTATGTCTTAATTTGGTTTGCCTTAATTTCAGTTTATAAGTGCTTACATGTTCACACATGTCTGTCAGTTCAGTCAGTTCGATTGTGTGTGTTTCGTGGTTAGTCAATCTAGTCTTAGTGAGTATCTTGATAGTATTCGTATATGTTTTATGTTTAAATAATGGCAGTTTAATGGTCGATAACACAGTTGCTGCTAATACGATTTTCAAATCTGTTTCAAAACCTTCTTAATAACATTTTCCCCTTTATTCTATGCTTGATATATTGCCCCTCGTGTTTGATCTAAAATTGCTTAAAATGGGAGCTTCAGCCTATCTATAAGCTACTGCTTCCATAGTATCTTCAATCTGTCGTTGGGATCTGAAATCTGtgaattctgtttttttttttaaatgattgtTTTAACATTTTATTCCATGCTTAATCTGAGCTTCACTTCATATATCCGAATCCTTGTGTGTCGgtttgttttaattaatttaaatcatCCCCAGAATTCATATAAGTAGATCCGGCTTGATCGTATATGAGTAATAGATGTTATAGTTGAAAGATCCCGAAATCTTATATTGATCCTATTCTGTCATCTTCAGTTTTGTCCTGCTTCTGTTTGGTGTCTTAAATGATTGGCTTCATATTCTGCTTCGGTTAGATTTCAGTTCAGATCGCTTGATTGAATTTTTTGAGTATCTAGCTTTAATTGGACTGTAGAATGTTTTTGGTTTGGGTGGTGCTTCCCTTTCCCTAATTTTGAGGCCAATCTTCCCAAAGCAGGCAGTAGATATAATCAGAATTAGTAAACACCATAGCTGTAGACCTTGGATTGTAGTAATGTTCATTTTTTTTAAGCCACTCGAGACAAGGCTGAGATAACGCTTTTTAAACACATGGCTTTCGTTAAAGTCCTGATGAGTATCGGTTAAGAGATACTAGCTTTTCAGTTTTATGGGCATTGTGCTTGGGTACTGGCCAACATGAGAGTAACGCATAAATGATAGATTCATCAAAGTTTAATGAATTCATAAGATTACTCATGCATTTGCAATTTCCCATAGAGCCTGTTTCTTAGTTTATTTGATGTGGAAATTCGATTAATTGTTCACGTTTTTTTAAAGTCCTCATTCGTGTATATGGATTTCCTTGAATTTATGAGTTGTAAATTGAACGATAGTGTTACTTTACTTTGTTTACTTATTTTATAAAAGAATTATATCGTTACTCTaatcttttattattttctttgtttCGCATGTACAACCGGAGCCGAAGTATGAAGTTTGCATATCTGTGCCCAATCTTGCTTGAGCTGAAAATCACGAAAAATCTCAATCTCTCGTGAAAGTCAAAAATGGCTTTTTCACCTCTTTATACACCATCTCTGTcatctcattttcattcttctgacattttgtttatatgtttggtgtgactaacattttatattattttatttttctgactTAGATGAACGTTAGCAACTTAGTgaagtttaataatgggtagttaattccacaaattcatactcatttctagttatgttctaaactatttatggtatttataatatttatttgaggaattgacattcaaaacggcatgactatatattttgagtCAAAGGAATCATTCTTTACTTTATTATCTtaaaaatttcaaaacgtcactaatatgtaaatattaatccaaGTATACTTTATAAACATTATTTTTAAGATTTATTCAACTATGTACACTTTTAGtcgaatataattaaataaagttaataaaaaagaaaattcatgTCCTTTGTATCAAATTTATAAAGCTAGATTTTATCGGCATTGTTATATTAACACAATTTTATCTAAAGTTTTAACTTCGCTAAACTTACTGCCTATATGAAAATCATTACCTTTTCAAGTTCGCTTTCAATAATACTTAAAATATTTTCTAATACAAATCGTTATATTTTACaggtcttatttttaataacatTACTACATTTTCCTTTAAAATTTTAGCAATATTTATGAGCTATTTTCCAAACATTCAAAATATTATGTTTACACTTAGCCTACCTAACCGTAAGTCCGgttggttaaccattgttaatgggtcttaacggatgcctaataccttccctttagactaattgaacccttacctagaatcttaagtttcgcagaccttaaacacagTTAACTTTAAACCTAATAACTTTAAtaaaatttaggtgtcctaattcaccataaataattaggtggcgactccttaacaaaaccaacaaaaaacaggaatctccaatacgtcatacttctactttaatcccgggttaaaaaggggtgtgacacacATCTTTACATAAAACTTAATTACTTAATTGGAGTATATTTTTCAAGAATTTAAGGTATATATACTAAAActataaatatatttttcacTATAGTCTATAGTAGCTCCATTTCGTGGGATTTCATTgagtatgttgatgttgttgttgtatagtcTATAGGTATAATTTAACATAATATGAGATATTAAGTATACTACTGTTTTGGGTTAATCCGCCATTATAGATCACTGTTGACTATTTTTAAATACATGTACATTCCCAATCGGCTCAAGAAAATATAAGTTGATTTCAATCAAATTCTGATTTTTCCTAACTTCATCATTTCACTCTCTTCCAAAATTAATATTTTTCTCATTGAATATTCTGAATTCCTACAAAGGTAATTAAGACTTTTAAGAGttctcgatatatatatatatatatttgaatgcatatCAGAAGATCTTTCAATGATTACATTCGTTGTGTTTTGAGAGTAAAACGTCATTTTACTATTTGCACTTCAACGAAAATTTACTCAAAAGACAGCACTTTTTATAGTGTAGCTTGAACTGATTATTTCTATCAAGAACTATGTCTTCTTTTAGTGTTGTTGAGTAGTTTGTTATAAAATGGGAAAGTGGTGAATCCCACATCGATTAACCATACGCCATAAACACGCCTAATGCctagggctcgcctaacagttcttacacaaattatattttaaattccttaattaaaatcattcactcATAGTTTCTTACCTATGGACCGGTGCAACATGTATATGTCAACGCAAGACATGATCAAACCATGTCAAGCGACCTTCTCTCGTTTTATCCACAACTCATGCTACTTGTGTCTTCTGGCCAATGTAGTCAGTTTCAATCTAATTAATATCAATGTATTACCGCACATATATCCATGGCATTCACATCTTTACAACACTTATCTTCTTGTATATATGTTGGACTTTAGCGGCTCAACATTCGCTACATATAGTATTGTCAGTCTTATATCTATTATATAGAATTTACTTTTCACAGGCATTCATCtatccagtggcggagccacatgcaACCAAGGGGTGTCAATTGACACTCCTTTGCTGGAAAATTACACTGTGTAGATATGCAAAAAGaatttttatgtgtttttttttatgtatatatactatgtgTTGAATTCCTTTAATTTCTTCGTAcatttactttttcatattttcaCCCCTTAGTAAAAGTCCTAGTTCCCCCACTACATCTATCACAATTTATTACCTCGACAACACTTCTCCACTTCAACCATTTAGTTTTAATCTTATAATGAGAAACATCTTTAACTGtcattttatttttcttgaaaaatgaGCTTAAATATCTAAATTGTTTTCATTTTGACATCATAATCCTGTTTAGTCTTACCTCAACTTTGCTTTTTCCATGATTACTAAACTTACCGTACATGTATTTAGTCTTACTTTTACTTATCGTAAAATCTTTATTTATAAGGTTCTTTTTCATATATGACTCAAGTTTTTAGTTGACACATTGCTAATTTTGTCCATTAACACAatatcattaacaagtaatatatCATGAAACCTCACCTTGTATTATGTTGATTAGCTCGTCTATAACGGAGGCTCAAACCCCTAACTTTAGAGTCAATTAATTAGTAAGTGGATACTATATCTTAtacataattattttattttatgttaaAACATTTAATCAATTCTCATCCACTGCTACATGAATGGATCTATCTCTTCTGATTATTACCTACATCTTAATTTAAGAACACATAAAATTGATTTTCAATTCTTTCAAGAACTATTTTGTTATTTTCTCTGAAGTTTAGTAGTCAAAGAATATCCTTTGAAACTTGAATACCTGGCAAGAAGGTGTATTGATATCGAAAACTTAACTCATTTGCTAAACAAGTCGTTCACCAAAAACAAATTCTTCCATTTCCCATGATTACAATTCTGCTCTATCTAGAAGATAAGATTCTTTTTAAAAGTTCAATAAATGTAATCCTAGATTAAAAAAATCGAAATTGAAGTAAGGAAAGTAATAATGATGGAATGGGAATCGCACCGTCACCACAAAATAATTCTCTTGGCTTTTCAAGCACTCAAAAAAGATGTATTACAGTTGCTATGCCAGTTCAGCAATTTGTGTCTAATGGCACACTTTATATGTAGATAAGTGTTCAATAGAAATAAACCTTAGTTAAGGTGTCTAAGTGAAAAATAGTGTCAAGTTTAAGGAGCTGTCTATGTATTGACCTttaaaatatcaacaacactttTTGAAAAAAGAAAGGTAAAAAGGGCTATAAATAGCTTAATCAAGTTGAATATCACACATTTGTTGAACATTACCAGGTATATTCCATGTCAATCTATATCGTGGTGTATAAAATAATGAAGTAATTTCGGTTAtcattttcaaatttaaaaaatatatagcgCATATGTAAGGTCCAATCCAAATTTACTTAGAATTGAAACATTATTGTAGTAGTAGTAATTTTTTTCATTCCAACCTTTTTATAGGTATCACAGATTGAAAGAAAAAAGTGCTTCTTGTACAAGCCTTCTTGTACAAGTTTTTAAAATATCAACAAACCATACTAGTACAACTCCAGGTCTACAACTACTCCTCAAACATCCTAGTCCTAGTACAAAATAGAGAACGCTTTTTGGTTTCCAGATACTTATATGATGAAGTAAGTATATTACTTATCAATATTAAAAACTGATACTACTTTACTATCTTTTATTTTGTTCTTTTTCGAGAAATCCAATCAACAGACGGAATGGGTAAAGATTTATAGTAAGTGGTAAGTAAAGTATTTCTTAGATCGAAAAAAAAAGAAAGTGTCTATATTTGTTAAAGACTTGTAGTAAGTAACTTAGTGAGTGTGTAAAGGATGAACGGCGGAGGAGGCGACGGCGCATCACAGTCAACGTCATCAGACGGCGGTGAATTCCTTCTTCAATTGCTTAAAAATCATCCGCCACGTCAGCAGCCGCAACCGCCGGCGCCGGCGCCACATCAGCTTCCACATGATCCAGCAGTTGCTGCAGTAGGTCCCACTGTACCCTTCCCCCCATTCCAGCACTCACACTCTCACTCTCACTCTCACTCTCCTCCTCTTTTTGTACCTCATAATTTCTACCACCTTCAAGGTTTTCCCCAAAACCCTAACCCTAATTTCTCATCTCCACCTGGTCCGAGTGGGTTCAGTCAATTTCAACATGCTGGTGGCCCACTTGGATTTGGATCAGTAGGGCAAAACATGGGTGCCAATGTTGGTAAGCCAAGTAATTCAACTCATGAGCTTgatcaaaatctgatttttggatcTTTACCTAGATATTATGGTTTCAGTGATGATTTAGCCGGTAAAGTTGGTAACTTTGCACAGAAAAACCAAGAATCAAGATTAGGGGATGTAAGGATGTTGAATGGTGGTAAGGTTGAGAATGCTATTGGTTCGGGTCGAAAACAACATGATTTTGTGGGGAATTTAAGGGGTTTTGAGCAACAGAATAGTACCAGAAGAGGGGATGTGGCACCGCCAGGTTTCTCCAGCAATTCCAGGAGTAGGGGTTATGAGCGTAATGTGGATAAAGACAAGAGTAGTTTTGTTGAGTTGAACCATAGGGGTATTGGGTCGAATCATAAGCATGAAAGGGAAAGTAACCATCTTTCCAGGAATGGTAAGAATTATGCTATTGGTTCAGATGATCGAGGGGTTTTTCGTCAGCTGGAATCACCCGGACCACCAGCAGGAAGTAAACTTCACTCTGTTTTGGCGTCTAATGTTGAGGATTCTATGTCGGAATTACATGTTGAGGATGCTGAAAGTAGGGAAGAAAGGAAGAAGCTAGGTAGGAGTTCTGCTCGAGGCCAAAGTGAATTGGATGAATTGGGAGAACATCTTATCAGTTCTCTTGGACTCGAGGATGAATCGGATGAAAGAAGCGACAAAAAGAAGCATCATGCCTCTCGCGATAAGGTATTCACTACCGACAAATATTCAGATTTTATGTGTTTGGTTTGGCGTGATGAACGTGCCTCCtagatctttttttttcttttttcttgcgACTTATAGTGGTTTGAAGAAATTGAATTTTTAATACAAAATGGTTGTATACGCACGCGTTGGTAGTAGTTTTTAGCTTTAATCCGTGGTTTCATCAGCAAAATAAGATTTAAAGTTACTTTAACAGTGTTTGTACTTCGTAAAAGAAACGAGTTTGTTTAACCTTTTTTCTTTATGCTATAATATCTAACTATTTGGTGATATCACTGCTTTTGCTCATAATACAGCTTATTGATTTCCTTCTCAGGCAATGACTGGAATTATATCAACTAAACGACATTTTTTTGGTCTGAAAGAAACTAATCAACTTGTTATCTGGCTTTGACAGCACATATATGTGAGACTGATAAACCCTTGACTGTGAGCAACCGTATGCACTGACTAACTGAATTTTTAACTCattgaatttaaaagaaaaaatgacaaaaatggtccttaTGTTTGAGAATGGTTCAAAATAGCCCTTAAAGTATGCTATAAACAGAGAGAGTGCATGGATCAATGTTATTTGGATCAAAGTTACCTTGTGAGAAAATTAATCTTGACTTGGAAATTCAGATTGATTTTGGATGATATTTCCCTAACAACATGGATCAATGTGTCGAACCAACTTTACTTACATTAGAGTTTCAGGATGATTGGTACACCAGTTGTGTGGAGCTTAAATCTGAAATGAAGCACGTCGGTTTGAATTGTGCATGCTTTTACTTTGTGGGTAACATTGAACGGTATTTTCAGTTATAAGAACATGTGCTTTATTGAGGACAATTCTGACCAATGTGTAGTCAAAGGCTAGAAATGGACCAATTATATAAAAATGATGTTTTCCTTTTCACCCTCTACTTTGTTTCCAAGCGGATTGAACATCATAATTACTTTCCTTTTTACAAGTCAAAACTTTCCCTGTTTGTGATTCATTAATTGTGTTCTAAGAGCATCTACTTGATTGAGAGACAAACACGCAAGTTGATGACAAATTCGTGATCTTAGTCCATTCCCTTATCTGTAGATTGGGCTGTCTGGATATGTCTTGGCATATTCTCTAAAAAACCGTGCAACTGTGTTCTAATTCTCTAGCATGTTTTGTTTTTTGGCTTCTCTGGTACAAGTACCAAAGAGTTAAGCAATGTATGGTTGGGGTGAAGAGGAGCGGGAGAAAAGTGAGGATTATGTGTCATCTGACTCATTTTCCTTGTTTGTATTAAAAGCAAAAAAGCAGCTGAAGGATTCCATTCATGTCAGATCTTTCAATCTATTTAAAATTGGATGCTTAGAAGGAAGTATAACAATTTTACTTATCTTCCAACTGCCCCAAACAATTGGAAGTAAATCACTAATATCTCATGAGGGCAAAAATAAACCTGTTAATCTCTCTATCCTTTCTCCTATCCTTCTCGACACCGAACATACTGTTACTGACTCACTTCTGTGCTGCTTTCATCAGGACTACCGATCAGACAAGAGAGGAGAATTTATACTTGGCCAGAGGATGAGGATGTTGAAAAAACGGATTGCATGTCGGAGTGACATTAATAGGATGAATGGTGCTCTCGTAGCAATATATGAGTCCTTAATACCTCCAGAGGAAGAAAAGACAAAACAGAAACAGTTACTAGCACTGCTGGATAGAATTGTTCACAAGGAATGGCCTGATGCTCGGCTCTATGTATATGGATCATGTGCCAATTCTTTTGGCTTCTCAAAAAGCGATATTGATATTTGCCTTGCAATTGAGGATGCAAATATTGACAAAGCAGAGGTATTGTTGAAGTTGGCTGACATGTTGCAGTCAGACAATCTCCAGAATGTGCAGGTATTGAGAAAAGCTTAGCTACACATATACTAATTTCGTTAATGTTCCATAttgcaagaaaagaaaaggaaattggGCAGAACTCTGTGTGTGTGTGATCTTCACTTGAATTAAACTCTCTTGATTCCTTTAAAATAAAACTAGCggtttgtttgtttttcttttcgtTGAGTCTAAAATtaaattttattatctttttaatCTCATTAAAAAGGGTAAATTagaaaaagagggggggggggggggggtgcaagaATGAAACTTTGGCATAATTTTATGCTTGTTTGTTGGTTCTTTTTCGTTTTCATTTGTTGTATTTTTCTGAGATCTAGCAGCTTGGGTGGTTTGATCCTTCAATTTAAAAACATGGATTTCACATTTTGCGGTCCCTGGCCTCCCCTTAGTGGGCTGGACTAAGTCCACTTGCCATGGTCAATCCAGAGTGGATCTAGAATCTTCTATGCTTCTGATTTCTTATAAGGTCCTTAAGTTTTGTGGCTTTTCCGTTGGTGCTTCCTTCTGATTTGATTTCTGTTTCAGTATGGTCTCTGACTCAAGTTTCCATGCAGGCGCTAACGCGTGCTAGGGTGCCTATAGTCAAGCTTATGGATCCAGAAACCGGGATATCTTGCGATATATGTGTGAATAACGTTTTGGCTGTTGTTAACACAAAGCTGCTTCAAGATTATGCACAAATAGATGTACGATTAAGGCAGTTGGCATTTATTGTTAAACACTGGGCTAAGTTGAGAGGGGTGAATGTAACTTACCAGGGGACATTATCTAGTTATGCGTAAGCCTACATTTTCCTGCTATTTCCTTTTTCCCTCTCATTTTCTTATTCatatttaccttatcaaaaaaatctTATTCATCGGGCTAACTTTTATTTCTGCTTCCAGGTATGTGTTAATGTGCATTCACTTTTTACAACAGCGAAGACCTGCCATCCTTCCATGCCTACAGGTGTTTTCTTTAGCTCCTGATGTTATGATGTATGCATTTTATGTGAAACTTGTAATGTGTGCACACTATCTGAACTGTTTGATTGTTACAGCATTACTGCAAGGATGTGGAAATATCTGTTGTTTGGTTGAGCGTGGACCGGCTTTTTTTGATTAATCTATTCCTCTAGTCAGTGACTGTGAATTATTAGTTGCTTGATTGAGCTCAAATTACTTTTGC
The sequence above is a segment of the Lycium barbarum isolate Lr01 chromosome 6, ASM1917538v2, whole genome shotgun sequence genome. Coding sequences within it:
- the LOC132645628 gene encoding UTP:RNA uridylyltransferase 1; protein product: MNGGGGDGASQSTSSDGGEFLLQLLKNHPPRQQPQPPAPAPHQLPHDPAVAAVGPTVPFPPFQHSHSHSHSHSPPLFVPHNFYHLQGFPQNPNPNFSSPPGPSGFSQFQHAGGPLGFGSVGQNMGANVGKPSNSTHELDQNLIFGSLPRYYGFSDDLAGKVGNFAQKNQESRLGDVRMLNGGKVENAIGSGRKQHDFVGNLRGFEQQNSTRRGDVAPPGFSSNSRSRGYERNVDKDKSSFVELNHRGIGSNHKHERESNHLSRNGKNYAIGSDDRGVFRQLESPGPPAGSKLHSVLASNVEDSMSELHVEDAESREERKKLGRSSARGQSELDELGEHLISSLGLEDESDERSDKKKHHASRDKDYRSDKRGEFILGQRMRMLKKRIACRSDINRMNGALVAIYESLIPPEEEKTKQKQLLALLDRIVHKEWPDARLYVYGSCANSFGFSKSDIDICLAIEDANIDKAEVLLKLADMLQSDNLQNVQALTRARVPIVKLMDPETGISCDICVNNVLAVVNTKLLQDYAQIDVRLRQLAFIVKHWAKLRGVNVTYQGTLSSYAYVLMCIHFLQQRRPAILPCLQGMEATYSVNVDNIECAYFDKVEMLYGFGSHNGESLARLVWAFFNYWAYCHDYANDVISVRTGSTVSKRAKDWTRRIGNDRHLICIEDPFEVSHDLGRVVDKFSIRVLREEFERAAEIMQHDPNPCVKLFEPYVPS